A region from the Bactrocera dorsalis isolate Fly_Bdor chromosome 1, ASM2337382v1, whole genome shotgun sequence genome encodes:
- the LOC105232397 gene encoding uncharacterized protein LOC105232397 has product MFLLLKKFVSNVFRKIFYKMTHTIRATKTRSDLTPSVLVLILLFVIIYYCGYRMRTGYKSDLELIDTRELLDLNLMMDFGATDENFVVHDSVCKIPRISPYSPDLAALQAPDVICGTKLQCTKPLVTKRFDNITNRYYLHINEEWKDLYLQEESTGLTCCFREIKNEASDEKLIGTPCFIFKQDFFLSLDVIGAIVNCMQRGDKKIIFMDAFSFIHKRNFSEETKNDTKIGVLLFGLDSLSQINLRRRMPKTYKYLKDNNHRWHELLGFNKLGYDAFPNLMALLTGRQLQQQETVYACKRGGMLDDCPFLWQQVSNMGMPTAYAADSRDDNTETLRFQHSPTDYYLQPLMRAVERRLRTDTFYITPEYCLGPRLAGSYVLDYAVDFAQSFAGLGGLGIFWVNSFSEQHVIPQMIDYAFVKYLRLLKSTKILENYVVILLSANGMLRGRLSNLDSGFYEERLPVLYISLPKAWRREHTALFQALELNRNRLVSPLDLHETIQHALALGAGTTELHYTDCASCQSVLRPIKANRSCSDAGIDWFWCSCEPFVAKWCNSYESSLLLKALLTHMNGLLQQAGLLNGTCGVLSAHTLHSVYNSQKESDYYYVKFETSLKNVAFEAAFWYKKGAQKVLLDQRKLNRLDYKVTGCVEHQSKLLRTLCVCL; this is encoded by the exons atgtttttacttttgaagaaattCGTTAGCAATGTGTTtcgtaaaattttttacaaaatgacACACACGATACGAGCAACTAAAACACGAAGCGATCTAACGCCTTCAGTATTAGTACTAATACTactatttgtaataatataCTACTGTGGTTATCGCATGCGCACCGGATATAAAAGTGATTTAGAGCTTATTGATACGAGAGAGTTGTTGGATCTAAATCTGATGATGGACTTCGGCGCGACCGATGAGAATTTCGTGGTGCATGACAGTGTTTGTAAAATACCACGCATAAGTCCCTATTCACCAGAT CTAGCAGCTTTGCAAGCACCGGATGTGATTTGTGGAACTAAACTACAATGCACAAAACCATTGGTCACTAAGCGGTTCGATAACATAACCAATCGTTactatttgcatataaatgagGAATGGAAAGATCTTTACTTGCAGGAGGAGAGCACTGGGCTTACTTGCTGTTTCAGAGAGATAAAGAATGAGGCCAGTGATGAAAAGTTGAT TGGTACGCCTTGCTTCATCTTCAAGCAAGACTTTTTCTTATCACTCGATGTGATTGGCGCTATTGTTAACTGTATGCAGCGAGGCGACAAGAAAATCATTTTCATGGATGCATTTTCCTTCATACATAAGCGGAATTTCAGCGAAGAGACAAAAAACGACACTAAAATCGGTGTATTGCTCTTTGGTCTTGATAGTTTGTCACAGATTAATTTACGCCGTCGAATGccaaaaacatacaaatactTAAAAGACAACAATCATCGTTGGCACGAGTTGTTGGGGTTTAATAAG CTCGGCTACGATGCCTTTCCCAACTTAATGGCGCTTCTAACGGGTCGCCAGCTTCAACAGCAGGAAACTGTATATGCATGTAAGCGAGGTGGTATGCTCGACGACTGTCCCTTTCTGTGGCAACAAGTCAGTAATATGGGTATGCCAACCGCCTACGCTGCGGATAGTAGGGACGACAACACTGAGACCCTGAGATTCCAACATTCACCAACGGATTATTACCTCCAGCCGCTTATGCGGGCAGTGGAGCGTCGTCTGCGAACCGATACATTCTATATAACACCAGAATATTGCTTGGGACCGCGGCTCGCAGGCAGTTATGTGCTGGATTATGCAGTCGATTTCGCGCAGAGTTTTGCCGGCCTTGGCGGTTTAGGTATATTTTGGGTGAATAGTTTTAGCGAGCAGCATGTGATACCGCAAATGATTGATTACGCATTCGTCAAATATTTGAGGTTATTGAAAAGCACTAAGATACTCGAAAATTATGTGGTGATATTACTCAGCGCCAATGGCATGCTACGCGGTCGACTTAGCAATCTAGATAGCGGATTTTATGAAGAACGTTTACCGGTACTTTACATTTCACTACCTAAAGCTTGGAGGAGAGAACATACGGCTTTGTTTCAAGCCTTGGAACTCAATCGTAACCGTTTGGTGAGTCCCTTGGACTTGCACGAAACCATCCAACATGCTCTAGCGCTTGGTGCAGGCACCACGGAGCTACACTATACTGACTGCGCGAGCTGCCAATCGGTACTCAGACCAATAAAGGCGAACCGCAGCTGCAGCGATGCTGGCATTGATTGGTTTTGGTGCAGTTGTGAGCCTTTCGTTGCCAAGTGGTGCAACTCTTATGAGTCTAGCTTGCTGCTGAAGGCTCTGTTGACGCATATGAATGGCTTATTACAGCAGGCCGGCTTGCTCAACGGCACTTGTGGAGTTCTAAGCGCGCACACACTACACAGCGTCTATAATAGTCAAAAGGAGAGCGACTACTATTATGTAAAATTCGAAACTTCGTTAAAAAATGTCGCATTCGAAGCAGCGTTTTGGTACAAAAAGGGAGCGCAGAAGGTTTTGCTGGATCAGAGAAAACTGAATCGCTTAGATTACAAGGTTACTGGTTGTGTAGAGCATCAGAGTAAGTTGCTGAGAACGCTGTGTGTTTGTCTCTAG